ACATCCAAAGCCATTCTTATTCGCATTGGTACGTGTATCAGGACAATTGCTAGCGACTGCTCTGGCACTTTCATTAGCTTTCCTGCTGACGGCGACAGATCTCACTGCAATTCTATAATTTTCTACCCAATCAGCATTCATTTCGGTTTCGATTCACTCGCCTAATAAATATGTAAGCCCAAAATCTTTGCGTGTGCAAACGAAAGCCTGAAAGACTAGAGAAGATCTTGGCATTCGCCTTGGTTTCACAGTCTGCCGATGAAAGTGGGCGTTGGAGGTGGTTGGAAATATCATCAAGCCGAGCCGGTGCTATAAATACCAAAATAATTGCCAAGATTTGCTAATTACGGCAAATTACCCCCCTCCAGCTGGATTGGCCTGGAAATTGCACTAAATCTGCAGCCAAGCTTTGCTTTACTATCTGCCCGGCAGGTTGTGAGCAGCTGCTGGGTGCACTCATCATGCATACTACGCTCTGAATAGCCACCAGGTATTGTTGCACTTTAAAAAACAtactaatataaaaaatgatCAAAAAAGGCACAATGGGGTAAGAAATTGGCTTACTTTTGGAACGTGCTAGTTTAGAAAACAAAACTTCTTATTcagtattaatatttatacaatGAACCGATCGTTTTCAATATCTAGATTTAAGGACAAATAAAGCGCAAATTTAAAGCTCACATAAACTGTAATTTGGTTCTCTTGCCATAAAAAGGCCATAAAATGTTACTTGAAAGTTTTATTACCTCTACTACCATTTTGCTCTGCAATTCTCCCTGTGCATTTGCACTTTTGTAAGAAAAGCAAAACTCTCTGCAACGGCTGCCTGGCTAATTGTGGCAAGGTAAAGTGTATAAATTTGGCGGACAAACTGGCGCACAAGATCAGTTGGCCAAGAGGAATCCGAGCAGCTGCCGCAACTGCAAATCGGGAGAGAAAAGAAATAGTGAAGCAAGGATTGGGGACACGCCAAGAATGGATTCGCGTCTGGGTCTGTTAATCGCCCTGCTGCTGGCAGCCCTTCAAGCCTTTTCGGCCTTGGAGGCGCAAACCACCACAAACCCGAGTTCCACCACAGCGGAGAGCGGCCTGCTGCGGACAGTGCGGCACGTGTACGGCCAGTGCGCCGACAGCGATGACATCTTCTGGTGCTGCAAAGTCCAGGGTGCCCGCCTTCTGGGAAGAGCTCTGAAAGTCCAGCAGTTGGGCATCATTGATGGAGTTAGTTTGGTGCGTCGAGAGTCCTTCAGTGCGGATACGCGAAGTGGTCGTTCTAGCCTGGTCGAAAACCAGCTAAGCAATCGAGATCTGGAGCACATGTCTGGAAAAAGTTTGGACGCTTTGCTGCTGGAACGTTTTCTCAGCTTTGTCCACACCCACCAGCTGCAAGTGAACCTGCCGAGGCTATTGAAATTTGGTGAAAGGAATGGCCAGGACTGGCTCCAGAACATCTACAACTATTTCCTGCCTGGAAGCGACAGTGAAGGACGCAAGAAGAAGGATGACAAGAAGTACTTGGGACCGTTTATTGCCGCCGTTCTTCTGAAGACAGCTATTCTTAAAATGGCCTACCACTCGATTGCGATTGTGGCCGGAAAAGCGCTGATAGTGGGGAAAATAGCGCTAATCATCAGCGCCATTATCGGTCTAAAGAAACTGGTGGGACACGACGGCGGGGAAAAGACCACGTACGAGATCGTGAAGCATCCTCAGGTGCAACAGAGTCACACCTATTCCTCCAGCCACCAGGGCGAGTACGACACGGGCGGCCACGACGGAGGCTCTTACCACCGCAGCATCGATGACGAGATGATG
The Drosophila bipectinata strain 14024-0381.07 chromosome 3R, DbipHiC1v2, whole genome shotgun sequence DNA segment above includes these coding regions:
- the Osi11 gene encoding uncharacterized protein Osi11, producing MDSRLGLLIALLLAALQAFSALEAQTTTNPSSTTAESGLLRTVRHVYGQCADSDDIFWCCKVQGARLLGRALKVQQLGIIDGVSLVRRESFSADTRSGRSSLVENQLSNRDLEHMSGKSLDALLLERFLSFVHTHQLQVNLPRLLKFGERNGQDWLQNIYNYFLPGSDSEGRKKKDDKKYLGPFIAAVLLKTAILKMAYHSIAIVAGKALIVGKIALIISAIIGLKKLVGHDGGEKTTYEIVKHPQVQQSHTYSSSHQGEYDTGGHDGGSYHRSIDDEMMMQDKAYQAWMPQVGASATPNAKGSR